In Cucurbita pepo subsp. pepo cultivar mu-cu-16 unplaced genomic scaffold, ASM280686v2 Cp4.1_scaffold000910, whole genome shotgun sequence, the genomic window TGTCATTATATCTCATCCTAAAGAGAAGTTAAATTCACGttaaaatggagaataaaaattgaaacttataTTGTTACAAGACTTGTTGATAATCTTAATCATTATAGGGTATGTTTGGTCGTGCTCGTTAGTTTTTAAACTTTGTAAAACTATggtattttttataactattttggTTTCTCGTTACTCATTTCTAGAAACGGTTTACAACTTTGAAtagaaattttggaaataaaaaacaattttttttaatacttttccaaaccataaataaatgtatttttttaaaatcattttagaaGATAAATACTcgattgaaaatttaattaatttttaaaatttatatttgccTAAAATCTTTACATTTTCTCAATTTGAAATTAGCAAGGATTACTATTGGCATGAATTAAGTTCTACATAATAGATATataatagatatatatttgacGATatcattttcgtaattatctATATCTTCAGGGgtaatttggtaatttgctACTTCCcgaatatattattattagtttttttgaaaaatccataattttcctaAACATTCTTCTGTCCCTTGTGGGTCCTTTTCCCCTTCTTAACCATCTCAAAATTCCAtctagaaaaagaattaaaaatcaGGCAAGTTCCTTagaaattggaaaaatgacCTTTTCGTCCTTTACGCTTATATTTTCATTCCCAATCTTCTCCAAAGTCCTTTTCGCTTAAATCCCCTTATAACTTATTTCTTCTTAGAGTATGCCAATAACTTTACTTAAACCCTTGTCCTTGCTCAATCGAGTACTATATTTACGGATAGAAATTCAAGCTTgttcatggttttaaatttgtcatgctaattaaaattaggacTAATTTTTTAGtggttaattttaatttaattatttcttatctcaaaataaagaaaaaaagtggtTGTTCTCTCCTTAATATTGTATTGGttcacttttaaattaaaatttgttaatattatttttatttattctaattaatttcctTAATCTTTCTTATTGTAATGACCATACCCTAGAATTAAATAAGGATTCGGAATTCAAATTCGACACCTGATTTTTCGGACATTTCCCTTTGACATTGTCACGTTacttattctctttttctaaaagtgaagactatccaCACAAATTAATAGAGTCCTTCTAGGATGATTTATCCTCACTCAGATGCATCCCAGAAAAGGTAGTTGCAACTTATTGTTAAGGTCTTCttaaacattatatttttaggaTTGCTCTCACTCATATGTAGTTTGGGTTCATTGATATACCCATATTTTACTCAGATATCACActtctatttataaaaaccTATTTTAATACTCTTAATTGAATAAAGTTTCAATTAAGTTTGGAGTAAATGCATACTCTAtcctaataaatatttacttaatttaaatatagaagataatttaatgttggcaaattaaaaatttgttaataataaaaaaataaatacatgaggATTGTAACGATTCTAGATATCTACTTAACTTAAAGTGGCTACTGTATATATTTCATAGACATTTTATGCTTATATATCATTCAATacattatcataaaacataaccatCTACTTGCATGTTTTCTAGAAggtatttatataaaatagcaagaattgaaataaaataaagtagaaaTGCCTTCTACTAAGCTATATGTCATGGTCTCTTGAGTTGTGATGTCATTGTCAACGGTACATGGAATCTTTGTCTTTAACTAGAAAATAAGAGTAGAACTTGGATTGactattttaagaaatattcattAAGTGACCCTACTAGGGTTAGATGCAAGCACATACAATCATGAGGttgacctatcatatcagtctatatTCCTTAGGTGGCTATCCTAAGGGGgttaattggatgtgtatttactattctacaCACAGTCCGCACGTGTGagcatggacccaccagttgGTTTGCACACCTCCTGGGTCCCTTTCTATTCGGGCGAACATTCTCTGGGAGCTGTTGATGCCGAACAACCGTTTGGAATAGCGACCATCCCAGcattacaataaatataatgatcaTTTCCCCTACCTTGTCGTGTACACGTCCGTACCATTGTAAAAGAAGAAGGgatatcccccaatgcatgaacacacaatgatGCAAGAGGTTCcatcatttttcctttcattatcatttataacaaccccTATAGCGTTTTCCTTTATATCGTATCATTTTATCATAacttttcattcatatatcaGGGTTGTGCATTATGTCGAATCATCATATTGCATGtccatcatatcatatatcattcaTGTCGAGCATATGTCGTATCATAAACGTATCATGTGTTGCAACGTACCATATCACATTACGCagatatcatatcatatcatatgtCATAACGTTCACATGTCACATCATGAGCATGTCACCAAGCATATCATATCTTAACACGTCATATttaaacatatcatttcatcacTTATAGTACAAcacgtatcatatcatatacatatcattttATGAGAATTCAAACAGGCGAACATATGACATGTGTGAAGTCACGGGCACCTATCATCATACactatataatttataacaaaacCGATAGGAAGGCAATCTACTTGTTTGGCCTTACCCGGTGTTTCCCTAAATTTGAATACGTTTGCCTTTTGTCGCTCGAAATTGCTCCAAGTATCATcagttttcattttcaattagaATGTCCATCTTGTTTCGTTAATAACTCAAATTACATaactcaatttaaatttaatcaagAAATTGGACTTTGTACTGGCCTTAATTCCCTTAAACAAGGTCAATTTCTGCTTTGGGATGGTTGAAAATGTGGAATTTGGGAAATCACACTTTACCGAGCTAAGGAGCTGAATTCTGATCCATAGAGCAGAGCCAAAAGTCGGGTCGACTGAGCCACGTAAGTCGAAGGAGTTACTAGCTGCATGCGCAACACGAGGCAAAATGAGGCGCTAACTCATGTGAAAGTCAAAGTCGAGTTGAAGTGCGAGTCATCAGGTTGCTGTTGCAGCCGCGCGGGTTGATGGTTGTGAGGTTGAGCTGAGTTTACAGGCCTCAGGTTGTTGGGAAAAGtgatagtgaaagagatatgaaaagataaaatagatgaaaTGTGTGGtgctttattattgatttctCACTTAATGCTTACGGTTACACAATCCCAGTATTTATAGGCTTATAAACTGGACCAGAAAGAGTAAATTATGGAAACCTAGGTAAATCAAATCTAGTAACAATCTTCTAAAatcttggtagtttgaatattttgaatcatatctcaactactttaaatcatatcttcattttgaatactttgaatcatatctcaacactccctCTTGATTTAAAGTTGTAGATGTCAAGAACAAAGCTTTCCTTTTGACATAGCCTTCGTAAGTATGTCTGCTTTAACCCGTACAATGTCTGTCTCAGTTTgtatacctttgtttctttgtcttcctttaTGAATCCCTCTGGCGGTGTTACATAAACCTCTTCTTGTAAAGCTCCATCAAACTGATAAACAGGCCACCGCAATGGGCTGCATGTCCCATGTAAATCTCCATAGAACTTTTTGTTTGACAAGTCAACCATATCCcatgttccatttttttcaatggacTGCATCTCTTCTACCATGGCTTTCTTCTGCTCTTCTTTTccaccttcttcttcataaCTTATAGGAACTGAAACAGTAAGAGCAAATTGCCCTAATGCATATATGTCAGCTAAATATTTATACTTCTTAGGAGGTGTCTTATCTGAAAATTCTTCAAGAGAAGAGCTGCTATTTAGTGAtgttgaagatgatgaatttgataCATTTTGTGTTGCAGTGGAGGCACTAGGAGATGCACTGGAGTTGACCCTTGTCTCTTCATTTGGAGAAACTTCAACTGTAATCATTTGCTGCTCTTATTCTTTACTCCAATCTCAACTCacgttttcattaaatattacatcccttctaactaaaatctttttaCTAAGGGggttatataatttatatgccTTTGATTGAGTACAATAGCCaatgaaaatgcatttttcagaTATTTCATCAAGCTTTTGACAAGTTTGAGGATGTTTCAAAGCATAAGCAACACAACCAAAGATTCGTAAATGACTTACAGATGATTTCCTTCCATGCCATGCTTCATAAGGAGTTTGATTCATAACAGCCTTTGTTAGTGATAGGTTTAATAGATAAACAGATGTTGGTACAGCTTCTATCCAAAATTGGTTTGGAAGTCTCCTTGCTTGTAACATACTTCTTGTCATCTCCACAATAGTTCGATTTTTCCGTTCAGCGATTCCATTTTGTTCTGAAGTATAGGGAGATGTTAACTCCCTTTGGATGCcctcttcttcacaaaataGATTGAACTCTTTAGATATGAACACGCCACCTCTGTCTGTGCCAAAAACTTTAATGTGACAACCACTTTGGTTCTCCACCATAGCTTTAAAAATCTAGAACTTCAGAAAAGTTTTTGACTTATGTGGTAGGAAGTAAACCCAGCTCATGCGACTATAGTCAtcaataaatagtaaaaagtatATACTCCCACCCAAGGACTTCGTTTGCATTGACCCACATAAATCAGCATGAAATAGTTCTAGACAATGTGAAGCTCTTTTAGCTTTTCCAACAGGAAAGGACTTCCTAGTCTGCTTGCCATAAATGCATCCTTCACATAAATTAGTTGAATCAATTCTTGGTAATCCGAAAACCATTCCTTTATCCCTGAGTATTTTTAGGCCCTTCATATGAAGATGTCCATATCTGAGATGCCATAATGTCGAGTCATCTTTTGTGCTAGCGGTAAGAGCAAAATCCTCCATGTTAGAAACATCCAGTGGAAACATCTTATTTGAAGTCATGGCAATTTGATCTTTATGGCCTG contains:
- the LOC111786005 gene encoding uncharacterized protein LOC111786005, with the translated sequence MITVEVSPNEETRVNSSASPSASTATQNVSNSSSSTSLNSSSSLEEFSDKTPPKKYKYLADIYALGQFALTVSVPISYEEEGGKEEQKKAMVEEMQSIEKNGTWDMVDLSNKKFYGDLHGTCSPLRWPVYQFDGALQEEVYVTPPEGFIKEDKETK